The DNA region TCAAGAAGCACTTCAACTGCGAAGGCATTAACATCGGCCTGAACATGGGTGAGGCCGCAGGCGCCGGCATCCGCGAGCACCTGCACTTCCACCTCGTGCCACGCTGGAATGGCGACTCCTCGTTCATGGCCGTCTTTTCCGAGACTCGCGTCATTCCCGAGCATCTGCTCGCGAGTTATGATAAGCTCAAACCACATTTCATGAATTCGAGCCGGACATAACAACCGCCGAAAGGAGGACACATGCGTTTCGTCAAAGGTATATTGCTCCTGGTCATCGTCGCCTTCCTTGTGCTTTTCGCAGCGCAGAACTCCGACGTGCTGACATCCGGCACGCTGTTCAAGCTCGACCTGCATTGGGTTACCTGGGAGACGGGCCAGCTTCCGCTCTACCTCCTCGTTGTGGGCGCCTTCCTCCTCGGCGGCCTGCTCATGTTCATCTATCTGCTCACCGAGTACCTGCGCTCCAAGGGCGCGGCCAAGAGCCTCCGCCACGAGCGTGACCGGTTGAAGCGCGAGCTGGAGAACGAGCGCGCCTCCTCCACGAGCTACACCTCTTCGTACACGAGCTCCTCCTCGAATGATTCGGATTCCGAGTCGGCCGAATCCTAAGCCGGCCGACTGTCCGGCGTATTGCCGGAGCTCCGGCTCACACACTGAAAACACACGCCCCGTGCGCCGCCCGTCGCGGCGTACGGGGTCTTCCATTCTATGAGCGCTGTCAAACTCACACCCATGTTCGAGCAGTACCTCGGGATCAAGGAGGAGTATCCCGACGCGCTGCTGTTCTATCGTATGGGTGATTTCTACGAGCTTTTTTTTGAGGACGCGGAGATCGCCGCGCGCGAGCTCTCCATCGCCCTTACCAGCCGCAACCCCAACGACGAGGCGCGCGTGCCCATGTGCGGCGTGCCCCACCACGCTGCCAAGGAGTATCTGGGCAAGCTCCTGCAGAAAGGCTTCAAGGTCGCGATCTGCGATCAGATAGAAGACCCCAAGGAGGCCAAGGGCCTGGTCAAGCGCGCGGTCACCCGGGTGCTCACTCCGGCCACTGTTGTGGACGAAGACTCCCTGGAGGCCAAGGACCACAACTTCCTTGCCGCGCTGTTCTGGAACTCCTCCAAGAACCGCGGCGGCCTTGGCTGGTTGGACTACTCCACGGGCGACTGGTCCGGGTTCGAGTCCGCACGCGAGACCGAGCTGTGGCAGTGGGCGCAGAAGATCGGCCCGCGCGAGCTGCTGGTTCCGGAAGGGCACGAGGTTCCCGCTTCCCTGGCCCAGAACTTTTCCCAGATCGTGCGCCTGCCCGGCAAGGGCCCCTTTGACGGCGCCGCAGCCGAGCAGCGCATCTGCAAGGCGCAACGCGTGGCCGACCTCGCCGTGCTCGACCTGGCCGGCAAGCCCGAGCTGGTCAGGGCGCTTGGCGGATTGCTCTTTTACTGCGTGCAGACCCAGAAGCACGAGTTGGAGCACCTGGCCCCGTTCAAGCCGCTGACCCTGGGCAAGCACCTGCTGCTGGACGAGGTGACCGAGCGCAACCTGGAACTCTTCCGCCGGCTGGACGGCCGCACCGGGCCGGGCACCCTGCTCCACGTGCTGGACAAGACCAAGACGCCCATGGGCGGCCGGCTGCTGCGCGAACGCCTGAAGCACCCCTGGCGCGAGGCCGGACCCATCGAGGAGACGCTGGACGCCGTGGCCTGGTTCGCAGATGACGAGACCCTGCGCGCCAAGGTCCGCGAGGCCCTGGATGCCGTGTACGACCTGGAGCGCTGCATCACCCGCATCTTTCTGGGCCGCGCTACACCCAAGGACTTCACGGCACTGCGCTCCTCCATCGCCCGGCTGCCCGGCGTACGGGACCTCCTGGAGCAGCATGGCCAGGCCGCGCCCCCGCCCAAGGCCCTGGCCGCCATCCTGGCCAACTGGGATGACCTTTCCGACTTCCACGCCCTGCTCGAAGCGGCTCTGGTGGACAACCCGCCGCCGGTCATCACCGAGGGCGGCCTCTTCCGCCAGGGATACAGGCCTGAGCTGGACGAGCTCCTGAACCTCACGGAGCACGGCGAGTCCGCCCTGGACGAGCTCCTGGCGCGGGAACGCGCGGACACCGGCCTGCCCAAGCTGAAGATGGGCTACAACCGCGTGTTCGGCTACTTCTTCGAGCTGCCGCGCGGCCAGAGCGGCGATGCGCCAGAGCGGTTCGTGCGGCGCCAGACCCTGGCCAATGCCGAGCGCTTCACCACCGACGAGCTCAAGGGCCTGGAAGAGAAGCTGATGAATGCCAGCGAGGAGCGCAAGCGGTTCGAGTACAAGCTCTTCCTGGAGCTGCGCGACCAGGTGGCCGAGGCCAGACCGCGGTTCCTGTACATGGCCGACGTGCTGGCGGCCGTGGACTACTGGCAGGCCCTGGCCGAGGCGGCCCGCGTGAACAGCTGGACCCGGCCGGAGCTGACCACGGGACGGGAGCTGAACATCTCCGGCGGACGGCATCCCGTGGTGGAGGCCGTGCAGGGCGCGGCCAACTTCATCCCCAACGATCTGGCCATGGACGAGGACCGCAAGATTCTGCTCATCACCGGGCCGAACATGGCGGGCAAGTCCACGGTGCTACGGCAGGCCGCGCTCATCCTCATTCTGGCGCAGATGGGCTCCTTTGTGCCAGCGTCCAAGGCAACGCTGGGCCTGGCCGACCGCATCTTCTCCCGCGTGGGCGCCTCGGACAACCTGGCCCAGGGCCAGTCCACCTTCATGGTGGAGATGACCGAGACCGCGCGTATCCTGCGCCAGGCCGGCAAGCGCAGTCTGATCATCCTGGACGAGATAGGCCGCGGCACATCCACATTCGACGGCTTGGCCCTGGCCTGGTCCGTGGTGGAGGAGCTGGCAGCCCGCGGCGGCGACGGCATGCGCACCCTCTTCGCCACCCACTACCACGAGCTCACCAGCCTGGAGGGCACCATTCCTGGCGTGCGCAATCTGAACATCGCGGTCAAGGAATGGGGCGGGGATATCGTGTTCCTGCGGCGGCTCGTGCCCGGACCGTCCGATCGCAGCTACGGCATCGAGGTGGCCAAGCTGGCCGGGGTGCCGCCGCGCGTGGTGCAGCGGGCCAAGGCCATTCTGGCCGAACTGGAGGAGCGCGCCAAACGCGGGGAGTCCCACCGCGGTGCGTTCACCCGCATCGAGACCTGCCCGACCACCCTGCCCGGCATGGACCGGCCCGGACACAGGAACGAGATTCCGGAGGAGCCTCCGGGCTTCGAGGATATTGCCCCGGAGCGCGCCGAGCTGCTGAACCAGATCGCCGAGAGTCTGGCGTCCGTGGATCTGGACGCCCTCTCGCCGCTGGAAGCTCTCAACATGCTGAGTTCGTTAAAAAAACGCCTGGAATAAAACTGACGGTCCACAACTGTCCCGCAGGATCATACATCTTTTTCATATCGTTGATTCTGCAACAATATATTGGACATATTTCAGCCGCGTGCGGTACGTCTTCCGGCAAGAGCGGAGAACAGCGCCTGGCCGCATCCGCCAAATTTGCTCGAATTAGCGCATTTTCGTCTTGAAACAAGACTCCCATCTGAAACAACTTACTGTTGTTTCAGATAAATGCATGAGAGCATCTAAACCTTTTCAAGGCTAATATGCTCTAAACGCCAAGGACTGATACATATGCATTTTTTTGAACATCGTGGCGGCGAGCTCTATGCCGAGGATCTCCGTGTTACCGACCTTGTCAAGGAGTTCGGATCGCCCCTCTACATCTACTCTGCCAAGACATTTCGCCGGCATTTCGAGGCCTTTGACTCCGCCTTTGCCGGTCTGGACCACCTCACCTGCTACTCGGTGAAGGCCAACTCCAATCTCTGCATCCTGAAGCTCCTCGCGGAGATGGGCGCCGGCATGGACATCGTTTCCGGCGGCGAGCTCTACCGCGCGCTTAAGGCCGGGGTCGATCCGTCCAAGATCGTCTACTCCGGCGTGGGAAAACGCAGCTACGAGATTGAGGAGGCGCTGACCGCGGACATCCTGATGTTCAATGTGGAGTCCCTGGCCGAGCTGGAAAAGATCAATGAAATCGCCGGGAACATGGGCAAGAAGGCGCGCATCAGCCTGCGCATCAACCCGGATGTGGACCCCAAGACCCACCCCTACATTGCCACCGGCCTGAAGAAGGCCAAGTTCGGCCTGGACATCGAGTCCTCCCTGGCCGCGTACGCCAAGGCCAAAGAGCTGGAGCACATCGAACCCGTGGGCATCGACTGCCACATCGGCTCGCAGCTCACCTCCATCGATCCTTTCCTGGAGGCCCTGGACAAGATTATGGCCTTCCGCGACAAGCTCACGGCCATGGGCCTGGACATCCAGTACCTCGACCTCGGCGGCGGGCTCGGCATCACCTATGACGAGGAAGAGCCGCCCCACCCCTCGGCATTCGGCGAGGCCCTGACGCAGAAGCTGGCCGGCCTGCCCATGAAGGTCATCCTGGAGCCTGGCCGCGTCATCGCCGGCAACTCCGGCATCCTGGTCACTGAGGTCCTCTACACCAAGGGCGGTGAGACCAAGGAGTTCGTCATCGTGGATGGCGCCATGAATGACTTGGTGCGGCCCTCGCTGTACGGCTCGTTCCACCGCATCGGCGAGGTTACGCCCAAGGGCCGGCCCGAGCACGTGGTGGACGTGGTGGGCCCCATTTGCGAGTCCGGCGACTTCCTGGCGCGGGAGCGCAGCCTGCCTGCCGTGGAGTCCGGCGAGCTCCTGGCGGTCTACTCGGCCGGTGCCTACGGCTTTACCATGAGCTCCAACTACAACTCGCGTCCCCGTGTAGCCGAGATCCTCGTGGACGGCGACCAGGCTATCCTGGCGCGCCGCCGGGAGACGTACGAAGACCTCGTGGAAGCCGAGAAGAGCTGCCTGGACAAGATCTAAATTGCATTCAATCAATGCTTGACGAAATGGCCCTGGATGGTTTCCATCCGGGGCTTTTTTCTTGTACAACCATACCAGTATGGAAATCCTACATTAAGGTATAGAATTTACCCGCTTGCCAGGATGGGGTTTCCTGATACGATGGTCCCTCTTGTCTTCTGTCCGTTGTAATCACATACAATTCTGGAGGAAATTACCATGTACGCTCTGGCTATCAATGGCAGCCCGCGCAAAGACGGCAACACGCGCGTCCTGCTCGAAAAAGTGACCGAGCAGCTCAAGAACGCCGGCTGGGACACCGAGATCGTCCAGGTGGGCGGCAACAAGGTGCGCGGTTGCATCGCCTGCTACAAGTGCTTCGAAAACAAGGACCAGCGTTGCGCCGTAAAGAACGACGCGTTCAACGACGTCATGGAGAAGATCGTCCGCGCGGACGCCATCATCATGGGCTCGCCCACCTACTTTGCCGACGTCAGCTCCGATTGCAAAGGCGTGCTGGACCGCGCCGGCCTTGTCTCCATAGCCAACGGCGGCCTGCTGCGCGGCAAGATCGGCGCGGGCGTTGTGGCCGTGCGCCGCGGCGGCGCCACCCACGTGCTCGACTCCATCAACCACATGTACCTGATGTCCGAGATGATCGTGCCCGGCTCCACATACTGGAACATGGGCTACGGCATGAACAAGGGCGAAGTTTCCGGCGATGAGGAAGGCATGCGCAACGCCGAGCACCTGGGCAAGGCCATCGACTGGCTCGGCAAGGCCACCGTGCCGCACCGCGACAGCTACCCGGTGGGACGCGGCGAGGCATAGCTTGGCGCGGTTGTTCGGCGCCGCAACACGATGGTGCGAACAAACGAAAGGCCCGGACGACGCAACCGCCCGGGCCTTTGTTTTGTCTTATTGAACGGATGGCTACTTGGCCAGGCCGACCATGAGCTGGTCCACGTCCACGACCTGGCGGTTATCCACCTTGAAACCGACCATGGTGCCGCCGGCCGGTTTGTACGGCGCCGTATTAACCTTCACGCCGTTCACGTAGAACTCCAGGGTATCGCCGTTGCGGCGGATGTGGATGGTGTTGGTGGCGCCCAGGCCCGGCGCAATGGCGTCGCTGGGCGTCCAGTCGATCACCGTGTCGGCCTTGCCGTCCTTCTCCTGGCGGTAGCTGTACAGGCCGTTGCCGCTGATGCGGAAGCTGTTGTAGGCCTCGCCCTTGTTGGTCACGCCCCAGATGACGCCGTAGCCGTAGTCCAGCACGCCATCCACCTTTCTGAACACGGCCTCGATCACAAACTGGCTCTTGGGATCGAAGTCCATGGTATTCCAGGCAATCCAGCCTTCCGATCCTGCCTTGTGGTCGATGTGGTAGTGGCCGTCCTGCACTGCGATGTTCACCTGCGGCGTGGAGGCCTCGAACCATTTGCGGTCGTTGTTGGAGAACTCCTCCAGCTGCACCACGGAGGCGATGGCCGGCGTCTTCTTGACAGGGGTCTGCTCGGCGGCCGTCTCCTCCG from Oceanidesulfovibrio marinus includes:
- a CDS encoding LapA family protein, translated to MRFVKGILLLVIVAFLVLFAAQNSDVLTSGTLFKLDLHWVTWETGQLPLYLLVVGAFLLGGLLMFIYLLTEYLRSKGAAKSLRHERDRLKRELENERASSTSYTSSYTSSSSNDSDSESAES
- the mutS gene encoding DNA mismatch repair protein MutS encodes the protein MSAVKLTPMFEQYLGIKEEYPDALLFYRMGDFYELFFEDAEIAARELSIALTSRNPNDEARVPMCGVPHHAAKEYLGKLLQKGFKVAICDQIEDPKEAKGLVKRAVTRVLTPATVVDEDSLEAKDHNFLAALFWNSSKNRGGLGWLDYSTGDWSGFESARETELWQWAQKIGPRELLVPEGHEVPASLAQNFSQIVRLPGKGPFDGAAAEQRICKAQRVADLAVLDLAGKPELVRALGGLLFYCVQTQKHELEHLAPFKPLTLGKHLLLDEVTERNLELFRRLDGRTGPGTLLHVLDKTKTPMGGRLLRERLKHPWREAGPIEETLDAVAWFADDETLRAKVREALDAVYDLERCITRIFLGRATPKDFTALRSSIARLPGVRDLLEQHGQAAPPPKALAAILANWDDLSDFHALLEAALVDNPPPVITEGGLFRQGYRPELDELLNLTEHGESALDELLARERADTGLPKLKMGYNRVFGYFFELPRGQSGDAPERFVRRQTLANAERFTTDELKGLEEKLMNASEERKRFEYKLFLELRDQVAEARPRFLYMADVLAAVDYWQALAEAARVNSWTRPELTTGRELNISGGRHPVVEAVQGAANFIPNDLAMDEDRKILLITGPNMAGKSTVLRQAALILILAQMGSFVPASKATLGLADRIFSRVGASDNLAQGQSTFMVEMTETARILRQAGKRSLIILDEIGRGTSTFDGLALAWSVVEELAARGGDGMRTLFATHYHELTSLEGTIPGVRNLNIAVKEWGGDIVFLRRLVPGPSDRSYGIEVAKLAGVPPRVVQRAKAILAELEERAKRGESHRGAFTRIETCPTTLPGMDRPGHRNEIPEEPPGFEDIAPERAELLNQIAESLASVDLDALSPLEALNMLSSLKKRLE
- the lysA gene encoding diaminopimelate decarboxylase; translation: MHFFEHRGGELYAEDLRVTDLVKEFGSPLYIYSAKTFRRHFEAFDSAFAGLDHLTCYSVKANSNLCILKLLAEMGAGMDIVSGGELYRALKAGVDPSKIVYSGVGKRSYEIEEALTADILMFNVESLAELEKINEIAGNMGKKARISLRINPDVDPKTHPYIATGLKKAKFGLDIESSLAAYAKAKELEHIEPVGIDCHIGSQLTSIDPFLEALDKIMAFRDKLTAMGLDIQYLDLGGGLGITYDEEEPPHPSAFGEALTQKLAGLPMKVILEPGRVIAGNSGILVTEVLYTKGGETKEFVIVDGAMNDLVRPSLYGSFHRIGEVTPKGRPEHVVDVVGPICESGDFLARERSLPAVESGELLAVYSAGAYGFTMSSNYNSRPRVAEILVDGDQAILARRRETYEDLVEAEKSCLDKI
- a CDS encoding flavodoxin family protein, with amino-acid sequence MYALAINGSPRKDGNTRVLLEKVTEQLKNAGWDTEIVQVGGNKVRGCIACYKCFENKDQRCAVKNDAFNDVMEKIVRADAIIMGSPTYFADVSSDCKGVLDRAGLVSIANGGLLRGKIGAGVVAVRRGGATHVLDSINHMYLMSEMIVPGSTYWNMGYGMNKGEVSGDEEGMRNAEHLGKAIDWLGKATVPHRDSYPVGRGEA